One region of Streptococcus salivarius genomic DNA includes:
- a CDS encoding C69 family dipeptidase has protein sequence MACTTILVGKKASYDGSTMIARTEDSQSGVFTPKEFLVVTPEDQPRHYQSVLSNFSIDLPDNPLRYTSVPDALGKDGIWGEAGINSANVAMSATETITTNARVLGADPLVKDGFGEEDMLTLVLPYIKTAREGVLRLGQLLETYGTYESNGIAFSDTEEIWWLETIGGHHWIARRVPDDAYVTNPNQLGIDHYEFENPDDYLASPDIRNFINKHHLDLTYSNEHFNPRYAFGSQRDKDRHYNTPRAWAMQKFLNPEKDYDPKSFFIPWCQKPYRKITVEDVKYVLSLHYQDTPYDPYGPQGDAVSQRQFRPIGINRTSQTALLQMRPNKPSETTGIQWLAYGSMPFGTMVPFWTQVGTTPAYFRQTTDKVDTGNFYWSNRLIAAICDPHFQRHEADLDAYVETTMALGHAMINHVDTALANGESIDFEAENQKISDKIQSETDKLLAKVLDDASNLMTNRFSMSD, from the coding sequence ATGGCTTGTACAACGATTTTAGTAGGTAAGAAAGCCTCATATGACGGCTCTACCATGATTGCACGTACTGAGGATTCTCAATCAGGCGTTTTTACGCCCAAAGAATTTCTCGTCGTGACCCCAGAAGACCAACCGCGTCATTACCAGTCTGTGCTTAGCAATTTTTCAATTGATTTGCCAGATAATCCTCTACGTTATACCTCTGTCCCAGATGCGCTTGGGAAAGACGGTATTTGGGGTGAAGCTGGTATTAACTCAGCTAATGTTGCCATGAGTGCAACAGAAACAATCACGACTAATGCGCGTGTTCTCGGCGCTGATCCTCTTGTTAAAGATGGTTTTGGAGAAGAGGATATGTTGACTTTGGTCTTGCCATATATCAAGACGGCGCGTGAAGGTGTCCTTCGTTTGGGACAACTCCTTGAAACTTACGGAACTTACGAGTCTAATGGGATTGCTTTTTCAGACACTGAAGAAATTTGGTGGTTGGAAACAATTGGTGGTCACCATTGGATTGCAAGACGTGTTCCAGACGATGCCTATGTTACTAATCCAAACCAACTAGGTATCGATCACTATGAGTTTGAAAATCCAGACGACTATCTTGCCTCACCAGACATTCGAAATTTTATTAATAAACATCACTTGGATTTGACTTATTCTAATGAACACTTTAATCCACGTTATGCTTTTGGTAGCCAACGAGATAAGGATCGTCATTATAATACACCACGCGCCTGGGCTATGCAGAAATTTTTGAACCCAGAAAAAGACTATGATCCAAAATCATTCTTTATTCCATGGTGCCAAAAACCATACCGCAAAATTACAGTTGAAGATGTTAAATACGTTTTGAGTCTTCATTACCAAGATACACCTTACGATCCTTATGGACCTCAAGGAGATGCGGTGAGTCAACGCCAATTCCGTCCAATCGGTATCAACCGTACTAGTCAAACAGCTCTCTTGCAAATGCGTCCTAACAAACCATCAGAAACGACAGGAATTCAGTGGTTAGCCTATGGATCAATGCCATTTGGTACAATGGTGCCATTCTGGACTCAAGTCGGAACAACACCTGCTTATTTCCGTCAAACAACTGATAAAGTGGATACAGGTAATTTCTACTGGAGTAATCGCTTGATTGCTGCTATCTGTGATCCTCATTTCCAACGGCATGAAGCTGATTTGGATGCTTATGTAGAAACAACTATGGCTCTTGGCCATGCTATGATTAATCATGTAGATACTGCTTTAGCAAATGGTGAGAGTATTGATTTTGAAGCTGAAAATCAAAAAATTAGTGATAAGATTCAGTCAGAAACAGATAAACTATTGGCAAAAGTCTTAGATGATGCAAGTAATTTGATGACCAATCGTTTTTCTATGAGTGATTAA
- the whiA gene encoding DNA-binding protein WhiA, with protein MSFTIKVKEEIIAASSKDKAELSALIKMSGSVGLTNQGLTLSISTENAKIARHIYQLMESRYQSNPELRHHNKTNLKKNRVYTVFVADHVNDILSDLQLADSFFGFETGIETSVMEDDEAGRSYLRGAFLATGTVRDPEKGRYQLEIFSVYQDHAEDLASLMKKFMLDAKVLSHKNGFVTYLQKAEDIMDFLLVIGAMNSKDAFEEVKIMRETRNDLNRANNAETANIARTISASMKTINNIIKIMDTVGLEILPVELRQIAQLRIANPDYSIQQIADSIEPPLTKSGVNHRLRKINKIADDL; from the coding sequence ATGAGTTTCACAATTAAGGTTAAAGAAGAGATAATTGCTGCTTCAAGCAAAGACAAGGCTGAGTTGTCAGCATTGATTAAGATGTCTGGTTCGGTTGGATTGACTAATCAAGGCTTGACTCTTTCCATCTCAACAGAAAATGCAAAGATTGCGCGACATATCTACCAATTAATGGAAAGTCGTTATCAGAGTAATCCTGAATTGAGACATCACAACAAGACCAATCTCAAGAAAAATCGTGTTTACACGGTTTTTGTCGCTGACCATGTCAATGATATTTTGTCCGATTTACAATTGGCGGATTCTTTCTTTGGCTTTGAAACAGGCATTGAAACATCAGTAATGGAAGATGACGAAGCTGGAAGATCCTATTTACGAGGCGCTTTTTTGGCAACCGGAACGGTACGTGATCCTGAAAAGGGACGTTATCAATTAGAAATTTTTTCCGTTTACCAAGACCACGCAGAGGATTTAGCTTCTCTCATGAAAAAATTTATGCTCGATGCTAAGGTTTTGAGTCATAAAAATGGGTTTGTGACCTATCTTCAAAAAGCTGAGGACATTATGGATTTTCTCCTTGTTATCGGCGCAATGAACTCTAAAGATGCCTTCGAAGAGGTCAAAATTATGCGAGAAACCAGAAATGATCTGAATCGTGCCAATAATGCGGAAACAGCCAATATTGCTAGAACGATTAGTGCTAGTATGAAAACAATTAATAATATTATCAAGATTATGGATACGGTTGGCTTGGAGATTTTACCGGTAGAGCTACGCCAAATTGCCCAACTTCGTATTGCCAACCCAGATTACTCTATCCAGCAGATCGCAGATAGTATAGAACCTCCTCTGACCAAGAGTGGTGTTAACCATCGTCTCAGAAAAATCAATAAGATTGCCGACGATTTGTAA
- a CDS encoding YvcK family protein: protein MKKPRITVIGGGTGIPVILRSLRHKDVDITAVVTVADDGGSSGDLRDIMQLTPPGDLRNVLVAMSDMPKLYERVFQYRFDKTDGALAGHPLGNLIIAGISEMQGSTYNAMQLLTKFFHVTGKIYPASETALTLHAVFQDGHEVAGESSIAQYDGMIERVYVTNTYNDEEPKASRKVVDAIMNSDMIVLGPGSLYTSILPNLVIPEIRQALIETKADVTYICNIMTQYGETEQFSDADHVAVLNRHLGSDVIDNVLVNIKKVPKEYMASNKFDEYLVQVEHDFEGLRREAKTVVSSNFLRLENGGAFHHGDLVVDELMHLVRNKS, encoded by the coding sequence ATGAAAAAACCAAGAATTACAGTAATAGGTGGGGGAACTGGTATCCCAGTCATTCTTCGTAGTTTGCGTCATAAGGATGTTGATATCACTGCTGTGGTAACTGTAGCTGATGATGGCGGTTCTTCGGGAGATTTGCGTGATATCATGCAACTGACACCTCCAGGGGATTTGCGTAATGTTTTGGTAGCTATGAGTGATATGCCTAAACTTTATGAAAGAGTTTTCCAATATCGTTTTGATAAAACCGATGGTGCTTTGGCTGGTCATCCACTCGGAAACCTAATCATCGCTGGAATTTCAGAAATGCAGGGCTCTACCTATAATGCCATGCAGCTTCTGACGAAGTTCTTCCACGTTACAGGAAAAATTTATCCTGCTAGTGAGACAGCTTTGACGCTTCATGCCGTTTTTCAAGATGGTCATGAAGTAGCAGGGGAGAGTAGTATTGCCCAGTATGATGGCATGATTGAACGCGTTTATGTGACCAATACCTATAATGACGAAGAGCCTAAGGCCAGTCGTAAGGTTGTTGATGCTATTATGAATAGTGATATGATTGTTTTGGGTCCTGGATCTCTTTATACATCGATTTTGCCCAACCTAGTTATACCAGAGATTCGTCAGGCCCTTATTGAGACCAAGGCTGATGTGACTTACATTTGTAATATTATGACTCAGTACGGAGAAACGGAACAATTCTCAGATGCCGACCATGTGGCTGTTCTTAATCGTCATCTTGGCTCTGATGTGATTGACAATGTCTTAGTTAACATCAAGAAAGTGCCTAAGGAATACATGGCTAGTAATAAATTTGATGAATACCTTGTTCAGGTTGAGCATGATTTTGAGGGCTTACGTCGTGAAGCTAAAACAGTTGTGTCTTCTAATTTTTTGCGACTTGAAAATGGTGGTGCCTTCCACCATGGTGACTTGGTAGTGGATGAGCTCATGCATCTAGTGAGGAACAAGTCATGA
- the rapZ gene encoding RNase adapter RapZ produces MGTKKINLVVVTGMSGAGKTVAIQSFEDIGYFTIDNMPPSLVPKVIELVKHSEETDKIALVVDMRSRLFFDEINDILDKLESNEELNFKILFLDATDGELVSRYKETRRSHPLAADGRVLDGIKLERELLSPLKSLSQNVVDTTELTPRQLRKAISEQFSSEQDQSSFRIEVLSFGFKYGLPLDADLVFDVRFLPNPYYDPALRNLTGLDKEVFDYVMNHKESEDFYNHLTQLIKPILPGYKKEGKSVLTIAVGCTGGQHRSVAFAHRLAQDLKNDWTVNETHRDKDRRKETVNRS; encoded by the coding sequence ATGGGAACGAAAAAAATTAATTTAGTTGTTGTAACAGGGATGAGTGGTGCAGGTAAGACTGTAGCAATTCAATCCTTTGAGGATATTGGATACTTCACCATTGATAATATGCCCCCCTCTTTGGTACCTAAGGTTATCGAATTGGTAAAACATAGTGAAGAGACAGACAAGATTGCTCTTGTTGTTGACATGCGTAGTCGCTTGTTTTTCGATGAGATTAACGATATTCTGGATAAATTGGAAAGTAATGAGGAACTTAATTTCAAGATTCTATTCTTGGATGCCACTGATGGTGAATTGGTTTCTCGTTATAAAGAGACACGTCGTAGCCACCCATTGGCGGCAGATGGTCGTGTTTTGGATGGCATTAAGCTTGAGCGTGAGCTTTTGTCACCGCTTAAGAGCTTAAGTCAAAACGTGGTTGATACGACAGAATTAACTCCACGCCAGTTGCGTAAGGCTATTTCTGAACAGTTCTCATCTGAACAAGACCAATCTTCTTTCCGTATTGAAGTTTTGAGTTTTGGTTTTAAATATGGATTGCCATTAGATGCAGATCTAGTTTTTGATGTCCGTTTCTTGCCAAACCCTTATTATGATCCTGCACTTCGTAACCTCACAGGTTTGGATAAAGAGGTTTTTGATTACGTCATGAACCATAAGGAATCGGAAGACTTTTACAATCATTTGACACAGCTTATTAAACCAATCTTACCTGGTTACAAAAAAGAAGGTAAGTCTGTTCTTACCATTGCTGTTGGCTGCACAGGTGGTCAACACCGTAGTGTAGCCTTTGCACATCGTTTGGCTCAAGATTTGAAAAATGATTGGACAGTCAATGAAACACATCGTGATAAGGATCGACGTAAGGAGACAGTGAATCGTTCATGA
- a CDS encoding DUF1003 domain-containing protein, with protein sequence MQVKRVQDYISKEWFDETDGSYFERLNSRLQVLLKKDYPDLQGHDFISNISLLDYRLVFLDEVIANANEKNEHVRETVHDVTKSLLYEDQDIQEQLDSRITFGQKVADEVARFGGSWTFILSFVAFMAIWMGLNVVQPFGIAFDKYPFILLNLALSTLAAVQAPLIMMSQNRASDYDRLQARNDYHVNTQSKEEIRLLHEKIDHLVQQDQSDLLTIQKLQTEMIMGVSQQVEKMSDVIRVLKEERLERESHGNEKN encoded by the coding sequence ATACAGGTTAAGAGAGTTCAGGATTATATCTCTAAAGAGTGGTTCGATGAAACCGATGGCTCTTATTTCGAACGTCTAAATAGTCGTTTGCAGGTGCTTTTGAAAAAAGATTACCCTGATTTACAAGGACATGATTTTATTAGTAATATCAGCCTTTTGGATTATAGGTTAGTTTTTCTAGATGAAGTTATTGCTAATGCTAATGAGAAAAACGAACATGTTCGGGAAACCGTTCACGATGTGACCAAGAGTTTATTGTACGAGGATCAAGACATCCAGGAACAGTTGGATAGTAGGATTACTTTTGGTCAAAAAGTGGCGGATGAAGTGGCCCGATTTGGTGGATCTTGGACTTTTATCTTGTCTTTCGTTGCTTTTATGGCTATTTGGATGGGGCTGAATGTTGTACAACCCTTTGGGATTGCCTTTGATAAGTATCCATTTATTCTGTTGAATCTGGCCTTGTCTACTCTAGCAGCTGTTCAGGCACCTTTGATTATGATGAGTCAGAATCGAGCATCGGATTACGACCGTTTACAAGCGCGTAACGACTATCATGTCAATACCCAGTCTAAGGAAGAAATCCGACTTTTGCATGAAAAAATAGACCACTTGGTTCAACAAGACCAATCAGATCTTCTGACAATTCAAAAATTGCAGACAGAAATGATTATGGGGGTTAGCCAACAAGTTGAGAAGATGTCAGACGTTATTCGTGTCTTGAAAGAAGAAAGATTAGAAAGGGAGTCTCATGGGAACGAAAAAAATTAA
- a CDS encoding CAP domain-containing protein, whose amino-acid sequence MRKSLRLFSCAVLGAAILAPTVVGNNHAQADSYYGRGYSNNYSYNSWYNNYYPNYGYNYGYNGYYPGYTYNYGYNYGYNNYYPNYNYGYNYNYNYGYNNYNPGYNNYNESGTYRYSNGYLYYILSDGSYYVNYNGRWVRGGDYNNNNSGSNNTPTTGYEVLRNDPHYRYENGTHYYLKDNGDYYYYSNGKWVLVKASSTDSEAPTTSTVDSTSSASSEAPSMVDSTSSATSEAPSMVDSTSSATSESPSMVDSTSSATSEAPSTVDSTSSATSEAPSTVDSTSSATSESPSMVDSTSSATSEAPSTVDSTSSATSEAPSTVDSTSSATSEAPSTGNSTSATTSDAASTGNSTSGITSDSVASSETGSTSETSSEAPELEKPPYAPETNIDYDKLPKPTLPPTDYRMYSDPRFVDDNGTYYYRVALTDEDNARGIDGYYKWVDGKWKLYNGTANDDPELDPDFHKPAGNDEYMYDDNASSVKLYSENVVGTGKAGEALPFQNVDEFKDYVIKNFAPKFLDNAGWDCNVTWEIEDVDNFNASKGSAWARDYVITANLKSGVDDKKYSDVEFGYVKFVYHVEPTENSDYVEVDSAKAAFNEINAQRTAAGLPALTWSDDLYNSTTLPHAKDISHTYNSDGIVYRRESDGSVVANKWLSSGIRELLMSPDATQAAVACVVAGDGTYYWTLNYQ is encoded by the coding sequence ATGAGAAAGAGTTTACGATTATTTTCATGTGCTGTCCTAGGGGCAGCTATTTTAGCACCAACGGTAGTTGGCAACAATCATGCACAGGCCGATAGTTATTATGGACGTGGTTATTCTAATAACTATAGTTATAACTCATGGTATAACAACTATTATCCAAACTATGGTTATAACTACGGCTACAATGGCTATTATCCAGGCTATACTTACAATTATGGCTATAACTACGGTTACAATAATTACTATCCAAACTATAACTATGGCTATAATTATAACTATAATTATGGCTATAACAACTATAATCCTGGTTACAACAACTACAACGAATCAGGTACTTACCGCTATAGCAATGGTTATTTGTACTACATTTTGAGTGATGGTAGCTACTATGTTAACTATAACGGTCGTTGGGTTCGTGGTGGTGACTATAATAACAACAATAGTGGTTCTAACAATACACCAACGACAGGTTATGAGGTTTTGAGAAATGACCCTCACTACCGTTATGAAAATGGTACTCACTATTATTTGAAAGATAATGGCGATTATTACTATTATTCAAATGGTAAGTGGGTGCTTGTTAAGGCTTCAAGCACAGATTCTGAAGCTCCAACAACTTCAACTGTAGATTCAACGTCATCAGCAAGCTCAGAAGCACCATCAATGGTTGATTCAACGTCATCAGCAACTTCAGAAGCACCATCAATGGTTGATTCAACTTCGTCTGCAACTTCAGAGTCACCATCGATGGTTGATTCAACGTCATCAGCAACTTCAGAAGCACCATCAACTGTAGATTCAACGTCATCAGCAACTTCAGAAGCACCATCAACAGTTGATTCAACATCATCAGCAACTTCAGAGTCACCATCGATGGTTGATTCAACGTCATCAGCAACTTCAGAAGCACCATCAACTGTAGATTCAACGTCATCAGCAACTTCAGAAGCACCATCAACTGTAGATTCAACGTCATCAGCAACTTCAGAAGCACCATCAACAGGTAATTCAACCTCAGCCACAACTTCAGATGCTGCTTCAACAGGTAATTCAACTTCAGGAATCACCTCAGACTCAGTTGCAAGTTCAGAAACAGGTTCTACATCAGAAACAAGTTCAGAAGCTCCTGAACTTGAAAAACCACCATATGCACCTGAAACCAACATTGACTATGACAAGTTGCCAAAACCAACATTGCCACCAACAGATTATCGCATGTATTCAGATCCACGATTTGTAGATGACAACGGTACCTATTACTACCGTGTGGCATTGACAGATGAAGATAATGCGCGTGGTATCGATGGTTACTACAAATGGGTTGATGGTAAATGGAAACTCTACAATGGTACTGCCAATGATGACCCTGAGCTTGATCCAGATTTCCATAAACCAGCAGGAAACGACGAATACATGTACGATGATAATGCATCAAGTGTTAAGTTGTATTCTGAAAATGTAGTTGGTACTGGTAAAGCTGGTGAAGCTCTTCCATTCCAAAATGTGGATGAATTCAAAGATTATGTTATTAAGAATTTTGCTCCAAAATTCTTAGATAATGCTGGCTGGGATTGTAATGTAACTTGGGAAATTGAAGATGTTGACAACTTCAACGCTTCTAAGGGCAGTGCTTGGGCACGTGACTATGTTATTACAGCTAATCTCAAGAGCGGTGTTGACGACAAAAAATATAGTGATGTTGAATTTGGTTATGTTAAATTTGTTTATCATGTAGAACCAACTGAAAACTCTGATTATGTTGAAGTTGACTCAGCTAAGGCTGCCTTTAATGAAATCAATGCGCAACGTACAGCTGCTGGTTTGCCAGCACTTACATGGTCTGATGATCTTTACAATAGCACAACCCTTCCACATGCCAAAGATATTTCACACACTTACAACAGTGATGGTATTGTTTACCGTCGTGAATCTGATGGTTCAGTTGTAGCCAATAAATGGTTGAGTAGTGGTATTCGTGAACTTCTCATGAGTCCAGATGCTACTCAAGCAGCAGTAGCTTGTGTTGTCGCTGGTGACGGTACTTACTACTGGACTTTAAATTACCAATAA
- the queF gene encoding preQ(1) synthase, with product MSQQEEMKNLTLLGNKETPYIFEYSPQVLESFDNRHTDNDYFIKFNCPEFTSLCPITGQPDFASIYISYIPDQLCVESKSLKLYLFSYRNHGDFHENCINTIGKDLVKLLNPRYLEVWGKFTPRGGISIDPYYNYGRPETKYEKMAEQRLFNHDLYPENIDNR from the coding sequence ATGTCACAACAAGAAGAAATGAAAAACCTCACTCTCCTTGGTAATAAGGAGACACCTTATATTTTTGAATACTCTCCACAAGTCTTGGAGTCTTTTGATAATCGTCATACTGATAATGATTACTTTATCAAATTCAACTGTCCAGAATTTACATCACTTTGTCCTATTACTGGGCAACCTGATTTTGCAAGTATTTATATTTCTTATATTCCAGACCAGCTCTGCGTTGAGTCTAAATCTCTAAAGCTTTATCTCTTTAGTTACCGTAATCACGGAGACTTCCATGAAAACTGTATTAATACCATTGGTAAAGATTTAGTGAAACTTTTGAACCCTCGTTACTTAGAAGTTTGGGGTAAATTTACACCTCGTGGTGGTATTTCGATTGACCCTTATTATAATTACGGTCGTCCTGAAACAAAGTATGAGAAGATGGCCGAGCAACGTCTCTTTAATCACGATCTTTACCCAGAAAATATTGATAATCGTTAA
- the queE gene encoding 7-carboxy-7-deazaguanine synthase QueE: MTRERVLKLPVLEIFGPTFQGEGRAIGQKTMFVRTAGCDYHCDWCDSAFTWDGSEKPTRMTADEVIEALDALGTYDYVTLSGGNPALLAANMAELVSKLKARGVTLAVETQGSRWQEWLKDIDQVTLSPKPPSSKMEVNMETLDFIVSQLDPDKVTFKVPVFDDDDLAFAKMIQERYQPDVMFLSAGNPEPKAEGNIVQHQLDRLKELWETVAADDSWGNVRVLPQLHTLLYDNERGV; encoded by the coding sequence ATGACTAGAGAACGTGTACTCAAACTGCCAGTGCTTGAAATTTTCGGACCGACTTTTCAAGGGGAAGGCCGAGCTATCGGTCAAAAGACCATGTTTGTAAGGACAGCAGGATGTGATTACCATTGTGATTGGTGTGATTCTGCCTTTACTTGGGATGGGTCAGAGAAGCCAACACGTATGACAGCTGATGAAGTTATTGAGGCTTTAGATGCGCTAGGAACTTATGACTATGTTACTCTGTCTGGAGGAAACCCAGCTCTTTTAGCGGCAAATATGGCTGAACTCGTTTCAAAACTCAAGGCTAGAGGAGTGACTTTGGCCGTTGAAACTCAGGGTTCTCGCTGGCAGGAGTGGCTCAAGGATATTGATCAAGTAACCTTAAGTCCTAAACCACCATCATCCAAGATGGAAGTCAATATGGAAACCCTTGACTTTATTGTTTCACAACTTGATCCTGATAAAGTTACCTTCAAAGTTCCTGTTTTTGACGATGATGATTTAGCCTTTGCTAAAATGATTCAGGAACGTTATCAGCCAGATGTCATGTTTCTTTCGGCTGGTAATCCTGAACCGAAAGCAGAAGGTAATATTGTCCAACATCAATTAGATCGCCTCAAAGAGCTCTGGGAGACAGTAGCTGCTGATGACTCGTGGGGAAATGTGCGTGTTCTCCCTCAGCTTCATACCCTACTCTACGATAATGAGCGCGGTGTCTAA
- the queD gene encoding 6-carboxytetrahydropterin synthase QueD, giving the protein MFFAPKEIKKETGESLVYNPHRTMVSKEFTFDAAHHLFNYEGKCKSLHGHTYHLQIAVSGYLDERGMTYDFGDLKRIYKDHLEPQLDHRYLNETLPYMNTTAENMVFWIFQTTSQHLPEERGLRLEYVRLYETPTAFAEFRREWLDD; this is encoded by the coding sequence ATGTTCTTTGCACCGAAAGAAATCAAGAAAGAAACAGGTGAGTCCTTGGTTTATAATCCTCACCGTACAATGGTTTCTAAAGAGTTTACTTTTGATGCTGCCCACCATCTCTTTAATTACGAAGGAAAATGCAAGTCACTTCATGGCCATACCTATCATCTTCAAATTGCAGTTAGTGGCTACTTGGATGAGCGTGGCATGACCTACGATTTTGGTGACCTTAAGCGCATTTATAAGGATCATTTGGAACCTCAGTTAGATCACCGTTATCTCAATGAGACTCTGCCTTATATGAATACAACTGCGGAAAATATGGTTTTCTGGATTTTCCAGACGACGAGTCAACATCTGCCAGAGGAGAGAGGACTTCGTTTGGAATATGTGCGTCTTTATGAAACACCAACAGCCTTCGCAGAGTTTAGACGGGAGTGGTTGGATGACTAG
- the queC gene encoding 7-cyano-7-deazaguanine synthase QueC: protein MKRQSALVVFSGGQDSTTCLFWALKHYETVELVTFAYGQRHSLEIEVAKEIAQEQGLKHHVLDMSLLGQITENALTSDIEIEAEEGEVPNTFVDGRNHLFLSFAAILAKQRGITDIVTGVCETDFSGYPDCRDVFVKSLNVTLNLAMAYDFVIQTPLMWLDKAETWALADQLGAFDYVREKTLTCYNGIIGTGCGECPACHLRQKGLEKYLAERGEA, encoded by the coding sequence ATGAAACGTCAATCAGCTTTGGTCGTCTTTAGTGGCGGTCAAGATTCTACTACTTGCCTATTTTGGGCTCTTAAACATTATGAAACAGTTGAATTAGTTACTTTTGCTTATGGCCAACGTCATAGCTTGGAAATTGAAGTAGCTAAAGAGATTGCGCAAGAGCAAGGGCTTAAACACCATGTTTTGGATATGTCTTTGCTTGGTCAAATCACTGAAAATGCGTTAACATCTGATATTGAGATTGAGGCAGAAGAAGGTGAAGTTCCTAATACCTTTGTGGACGGGCGTAATCATCTTTTCCTTTCTTTTGCAGCTATTCTAGCTAAGCAACGTGGTATTACTGATATTGTTACGGGTGTTTGTGAGACAGACTTTTCTGGTTATCCAGACTGTCGTGATGTTTTTGTCAAATCGCTTAATGTCACACTTAATCTTGCCATGGCCTATGATTTTGTTATCCAAACCCCTCTCATGTGGTTAGATAAGGCTGAGACTTGGGCTTTGGCTGACCAACTTGGAGCTTTTGACTATGTTCGTGAAAAAACGCTAACTTGCTATAACGGTATTATTGGAACTGGTTGCGGGGAATGCCCTGCCTGTCACTTGCGTCAAAAAGGTCTTGAAAAATATCTAGCAGAAAGAGGAGAAGCTTAA
- a CDS encoding RidA family protein, translating into MAKTIHTDKAPAAIGPYVQGKIVGNLLFASGQVPLSPETGKIIGETIQEQTEQVLKNVGAILAEAGTDFDHVVKTTCFLSDINDFVPFNEVYATAFTSDFPARSAVEVARLPKDVKIEIEVIAEID; encoded by the coding sequence ATGGCAAAAACTATTCATACTGATAAAGCACCAGCAGCAATCGGACCTTATGTTCAAGGTAAAATCGTAGGCAATCTTTTGTTTGCTTCTGGTCAAGTGCCATTGTCACCAGAAACAGGTAAAATCATTGGTGAAACAATTCAAGAACAAACAGAACAAGTTCTTAAAAATGTTGGTGCTATTTTGGCAGAAGCAGGTACAGACTTTGATCACGTTGTTAAAACAACTTGCTTCCTAAGTGACATTAACGATTTCGTTCCATTTAATGAAGTGTATGCAACTGCCTTTACATCTGATTTCCCTGCACGTTCTGCGGTAGAAGTGGCACGTTTGCCAAAAGATGTTAAAATTGAAATCGAAGTTATCGCTGAGATTGATTAA